In Candidatus Cloacimonadota bacterium, a genomic segment contains:
- a CDS encoding phosphatidate cytidylyltransferase: MMSELSKRVLVSIFFIPVLILALYFEGIPLYLMFLLVSLMGSQEYIAMMRKAGICIPWLWVIINPLLYSLWLLFPKWEIGLLLTAFIAAMLEVMFDWEEQKSVPRLFANLFGTVYTALMPAMIVKIALLQPESKILLALILMIWIVDSCAYFVGMRFGKRRGITQVSPRKSLEGFVAGLLAPALISFMLYIGNIGYFTPTQLVLLALAAGVFGQLGDLLESMLKRFCNVKDSSKLIPGHGGILDRTDSILLAGSFLYTALLAL, from the coding sequence ATGATGTCTGAACTAAGTAAAAGAGTGTTGGTTTCTATTTTTTTCATCCCTGTCCTGATCCTAGCTTTGTATTTCGAAGGTATCCCATTGTATCTGATGTTTTTACTGGTCAGCCTGATGGGAAGTCAGGAGTACATCGCCATGATGAGAAAAGCGGGAATTTGCATCCCCTGGTTGTGGGTGATTATCAATCCCTTGCTTTACAGCTTATGGCTCCTTTTCCCAAAGTGGGAGATCGGCCTGCTGCTGACAGCCTTCATCGCCGCGATGCTGGAGGTTATGTTCGATTGGGAAGAGCAAAAAAGTGTACCACGCTTGTTTGCCAATCTGTTCGGTACAGTATATACTGCTCTGATGCCGGCAATGATCGTGAAGATAGCGTTGCTACAGCCAGAATCCAAGATTTTGCTTGCCTTAATACTGATGATCTGGATAGTGGATTCATGTGCCTATTTTGTAGGTATGCGCTTTGGGAAACGTCGTGGAATAACACAAGTTAGCCCCCGGAAAAGCCTTGAAGGTTTTGTGGCTGGACTACTTGCTCCCGCGTTAATTTCATTTATGTTGTATATTGGAAATATCGGCTATTTTACGCCTACGCAGCTTGTGCTCCTAGCGCTGGCAGCAGGCGTGTTCGGTCAGCTTGGAGACCTTTTGGAATCTATGCTCAAAAGGTTTTGTAATGTGAAAGACAGTTCGAAATTGATTCCCGGACACGGAGGAATATTGGATCGTACCGATAGTATCCTCCTTGCCGGAAGCTTTTTGTATACAGCCCTGTTGGCTTTATGA
- a CDS encoding LPP20 family lipoprotein: MRYLAILLVCLICLIGCSTIKSLPDWINTPNYHPSYFSAFVQVKSSLPHYKDLARDMAANDIAMQISTYIESETRVSETEIMGISNSEYLSNIRSSSSASLKNLSPVESYEDEDTYYVLYRLSKAEYYAERARQRDLALTLAQDLLMQYDEAEEQPGIALPYLLSALDLIAAYLDMDLTCPMGNMASIIYSRLNHLPQLINYQWNIQSLSAVAKAQKSLVLEGYVRNRESGVALANIPLEASSEAIDFTNPQFSNTEGRFNFNICRIDSYEPFQTVNLSFNKEHYSSLLHNKTAQKIWDGLSFDTSRLVIEVMKPQVFLDYAYLSAFQGGYRDTVAGALANLNVGVAAKLDEADYLVKVRIEAKPGKYINNMKYFTSLADIRLSLIDPNSGATINYLEQTNLKSGATTREAAERNAERDAATMIGESLLYRLLYNYLLK, translated from the coding sequence ATGAGATATCTTGCGATTTTACTTGTCTGTCTCATCTGCTTGATAGGATGTTCAACAATTAAAAGCTTGCCGGATTGGATCAATACACCGAATTATCATCCCTCCTATTTCAGCGCTTTTGTGCAAGTAAAGAGCAGCCTGCCACATTATAAAGACCTAGCGCGGGATATGGCAGCAAATGACATCGCCATGCAGATAAGCACATACATAGAATCTGAGACCAGGGTGTCTGAAACAGAGATCATGGGCATCTCAAACAGTGAATACTTATCGAACATACGCAGTAGCAGCAGTGCCAGCCTGAAGAACCTTAGCCCAGTTGAAAGCTATGAGGACGAGGATACATATTATGTGTTGTACAGACTTAGTAAGGCAGAATACTATGCAGAAAGGGCGAGGCAGCGAGACCTGGCTCTGACACTGGCACAAGATTTGCTAATGCAATACGACGAAGCAGAAGAACAACCCGGCATCGCTCTTCCCTACCTACTTTCGGCCTTGGATCTGATTGCCGCATATCTGGATATGGATCTTACCTGCCCTATGGGCAATATGGCGAGCATCATCTACTCCCGCCTGAATCACCTGCCACAGCTTATCAATTATCAATGGAATATACAAAGCCTGTCCGCAGTAGCAAAAGCGCAAAAAAGTCTTGTCTTGGAAGGCTATGTTCGTAATCGGGAAAGCGGAGTGGCCTTGGCCAATATCCCCCTGGAAGCGTCATCCGAAGCAATTGACTTTACCAATCCCCAATTCAGCAATACTGAAGGTAGATTCAACTTCAATATCTGTCGTATAGATAGTTACGAACCCTTTCAAACAGTGAATCTGAGCTTCAACAAGGAGCATTATTCATCGCTATTGCATAACAAAACTGCTCAGAAGATCTGGGATGGCCTGAGCTTCGATACGAGCAGATTGGTCATCGAAGTCATGAAGCCCCAGGTTTTCCTTGATTATGCCTATCTTTCAGCCTTTCAAGGAGGCTATCGCGATACGGTTGCCGGAGCATTGGCAAATCTGAACGTAGGAGTGGCAGCAAAACTGGATGAAGCCGACTACTTGGTAAAAGTAAGGATTGAAGCAAAACCGGGAAAATATATCAACAACATGAAGTACTTCACTTCCCTGGCGGATATACGCCTGAGCCTGATCGATCCCAACAGCGGAGCTACCATCAACTATCTGGAGCAGACCAATCTAAAAAGCGGAGCAACTACTCGTGAAGCAGCCGAACGTAATGCGGAACGCGATGCTGCTACCATGATCGGAGAATCCCTGCTCTATCGCCTATTGTACAACTACCTCCTAAAGTGA
- a CDS encoding class II aldolase/adducin family protein, with protein MMQISDLKHPIFQNTLKQIATIAGLIHRYGWAEANAGNLSIDVTETVKQHMFTELNWFIVSRSGSRYRQTALNPLENMMLIACSDAEDNYFPEDAIPTSEWISHRCLQMQHSNFKVILHTHPAEIIALSNLELGKDVNSLNSKLCELLPELPLYLPEGVAIAPRAAPGSQELCELSLQTLENRKALIWSGHGLLAFANDLDEALDYLEIVTKAARILLLNGSQKSS; from the coding sequence ATGATGCAGATAAGTGACCTAAAACACCCCATATTCCAAAACACTCTGAAACAGATTGCCACCATAGCTGGCTTGATTCATCGTTACGGATGGGCTGAGGCTAATGCCGGAAACCTGAGCATCGATGTAACCGAAACCGTGAAACAACACATGTTTACCGAACTGAACTGGTTTATTGTCTCCCGAAGCGGTAGCCGTTACCGCCAAACTGCGCTGAATCCCCTGGAAAACATGATGCTGATAGCCTGTTCCGATGCCGAAGATAACTACTTCCCGGAAGATGCCATACCTACAAGTGAATGGATCAGCCATCGCTGTCTGCAAATGCAACATAGCAACTTTAAGGTGATCCTTCACACTCATCCTGCGGAGATCATCGCATTATCGAACCTGGAACTGGGAAAAGATGTTAATTCACTCAATAGTAAACTCTGCGAATTGCTTCCGGAATTGCCACTATATCTTCCTGAAGGAGTGGCAATTGCTCCCAGGGCAGCTCCTGGTTCCCAAGAATTGTGCGAGCTAAGCCTGCAAACTCTGGAAAACCGTAAAGCGCTAATTTGGTCTGGACATGGACTATTGGCCTTTGCCAACGATCTGGATGAAGCCTTGGATTATCTGGAGATTGTTACCAAAGCAGCCAGGATATTGCTGTTAAACGGCTCGCAGAAGAGTTCTTAG
- a CDS encoding AMP-binding protein: MLQLHQRFIQTAKRFPNRIAVYDKATMQDYTYSKMLIASLILKEHIAKIRGKYIGILLPTGVGAMLAILGSLMNGKIPVMINYATGAIDNCLYAREKCQFKTIITSKKLLDKLGLTPIDHMIFVEDILASVTLPTKLKAALVSKLPFFILKNMVHHGDLSEISVILFTSGSEKEPKAVQLSHRNILHNVNAFPTMIPLNESDVFASILPMFHVFGLTVDFWLPVTIGASMLTYPNPLEYRTVCDYIRDYKVTFIAATPAFFYGYLQKSQPGDFASVKIAIAGADKLPEKVYEGYLTKHNLTVLEGYGTTETSPVISTCYPGHHKPGSIGKPVPNTQVRILDINTDKILGPNKEGKILVKGDLVMEGYLHDIEQTSFRIRNGWYDTGDIGLIDDDGYLYHKGRLKRFVKVGGEMVSLVKVEELLTDVLPDDLICCVVDIPNPTKGADVVAAVANGDFDVHKVLKQLKKELPSIAIPKQFYVIEDIPMMASGKVNFREVEKIVRDKISNKNDADK, translated from the coding sequence ATGTTACAACTACATCAACGCTTTATCCAAACTGCTAAACGTTTTCCCAACAGGATTGCTGTATACGACAAAGCCACTATGCAGGATTATACTTACTCCAAAATGCTGATTGCCAGCCTGATCTTAAAGGAACACATTGCGAAGATACGGGGAAAATACATCGGGATACTGCTCCCAACCGGAGTAGGTGCGATGCTTGCCATCCTGGGCAGCTTGATGAATGGCAAGATACCTGTGATGATAAACTATGCCACTGGAGCTATCGACAATTGCCTCTATGCAAGAGAAAAGTGCCAGTTTAAAACAATTATCACCAGCAAGAAGCTTTTGGACAAACTTGGCCTTACACCTATCGACCACATGATCTTTGTGGAGGATATCCTGGCCAGCGTCACCCTGCCCACAAAGTTGAAAGCAGCTCTTGTTTCGAAGCTGCCTTTTTTTATCCTCAAAAACATGGTGCATCATGGAGACCTCTCCGAGATATCCGTGATTCTTTTCACCAGTGGTAGCGAGAAAGAACCAAAAGCAGTTCAGCTATCCCACCGTAATATCCTGCACAATGTAAATGCCTTCCCCACCATGATTCCTTTGAACGAGAGTGATGTATTCGCATCCATCCTGCCCATGTTTCATGTCTTCGGTCTCACAGTGGATTTCTGGCTTCCAGTAACCATAGGCGCCAGTATGCTCACCTACCCGAATCCCTTGGAGTATCGCACTGTTTGCGATTACATCCGCGATTATAAGGTTACTTTCATAGCTGCAACTCCGGCTTTCTTCTATGGCTATCTACAGAAATCCCAACCGGGGGATTTTGCTTCTGTAAAGATCGCTATTGCCGGAGCGGACAAACTTCCGGAAAAGGTCTATGAAGGATACCTTACAAAGCATAATCTCACTGTCCTGGAAGGATACGGCACTACCGAAACCAGCCCAGTAATCTCCACCTGCTATCCCGGTCATCACAAGCCCGGCAGCATCGGCAAACCGGTGCCAAACACCCAGGTGCGGATACTCGATATAAACACAGATAAGATACTGGGACCCAATAAAGAAGGGAAGATACTGGTAAAGGGCGATCTGGTTATGGAAGGCTATCTACACGATATCGAACAAACCTCGTTCAGAATCCGCAATGGCTGGTATGATACCGGAGACATTGGTTTAATCGACGATGATGGTTATTTATACCATAAAGGGCGCCTCAAACGCTTTGTTAAAGTAGGTGGTGAGATGGTCTCGCTGGTAAAAGTAGAAGAACTCCTCACCGATGTCTTGCCCGATGACCTGATCTGCTGTGTGGTTGACATTCCCAATCCCACTAAAGGCGCAGATGTGGTCGCAGCAGTAGCAAACGGTGATTTTGATGTGCATAAAGTGCTGAAACAGTTAAAGAAGGAATTGCCCTCGATTGCAATTCCCAAACAGTTTTATGTAATCGAAGACATCCCCATGATGGCAAGCGGTAAAGTGAACTTCCGTGAAGTTGAAAAGATCGTCCGAGACAAGATTTCAAATAAAAATGATGCAGATAAGTGA
- a CDS encoding CsgG/HfaB family protein: MKIATFRVGLGILCIALALSACARNKKYLSKAENERKLGNYETAAFYAIESLKLKPDYRKAQIALKESYPLAIVQRKERLLALQARDEQDNLEDILVEYMALQKLSDAIRSLPAIINPETGMTLIFDSSDYSAQIADTKTMCAEMYYQKGLHQSRMDTSRTGQRLAAEHFKRAMVFVPNYLDSASRYESARQNAVTRVAILPFDDVSGFGKKHGAASEILSAMIVDKLLQKSSLMEYSELITRDRIEQVLSEQEFNASGLVEESSTASIGHLLGANAILSGKILQIAYNAPRVISKDISETGIVEEESDNEVKEKEISCSFTEYTMNSSMQVVASYTLLEVSSGKILAHKNFNPTYTFNEKWGKVLSGDARALSKKQQELVNTTEALAPSPAQMLHTVLENLSDELTEHISGYMR; this comes from the coding sequence ATGAAAATCGCTACATTCCGCGTCGGGCTTGGTATTCTATGTATCGCCCTTGCTCTGTCTGCTTGCGCACGAAACAAAAAGTATCTATCCAAAGCAGAAAATGAGCGCAAGTTGGGGAATTACGAAACCGCGGCATTCTACGCTATCGAATCCTTGAAACTGAAACCGGACTACCGCAAAGCTCAGATTGCTTTGAAAGAAAGCTATCCCCTTGCCATCGTTCAACGTAAGGAACGTCTATTAGCCCTGCAAGCCAGGGATGAGCAAGATAATCTGGAAGACATACTGGTAGAGTATATGGCTCTACAAAAGCTTAGCGATGCCATTCGAAGCCTGCCCGCCATCATCAATCCCGAAACCGGGATGACACTTATCTTCGACTCCAGCGATTACAGCGCTCAGATAGCAGACACCAAAACTATGTGTGCGGAGATGTATTATCAAAAAGGCTTACACCAGAGTAGGATGGATACGTCCAGAACAGGGCAGCGACTTGCCGCTGAACACTTTAAGAGAGCAATGGTCTTTGTCCCGAACTATTTGGATAGTGCCAGCCGTTATGAAAGCGCCCGCCAAAACGCCGTTACCCGAGTAGCAATCCTGCCTTTTGATGATGTGTCCGGTTTTGGCAAGAAACACGGAGCTGCATCTGAGATACTAAGCGCAATGATCGTGGATAAGCTCCTGCAGAAATCATCTTTGATGGAATACTCTGAACTCATTACCCGCGACAGAATCGAGCAAGTGCTCAGCGAACAGGAATTTAACGCTTCCGGTTTGGTTGAAGAAAGCAGTACTGCATCCATCGGACACTTGCTGGGTGCAAATGCCATCCTGAGCGGAAAAATACTCCAGATTGCATACAACGCTCCCCGCGTGATTAGTAAAGATATCTCTGAAACTGGCATCGTGGAAGAAGAAAGCGACAATGAGGTCAAAGAAAAGGAGATAAGCTGCAGTTTCACGGAATATACCATGAATAGCAGCATGCAGGTAGTTGCTTCCTACACTTTACTTGAGGTAAGCAGCGGAAAGATATTGGCACACAAGAATTTCAACCCAACATATACTTTCAATGAAAAATGGGGAAAAGTGCTAAGTGGAGATGCTCGTGCCCTTAGCAAGAAGCAACAAGAGCTGGTTAATACTACCGAGGCTTTGGCGCCATCGCCAGCGCAAATGCTTCATACGGTTTTGGAAAACCTGAGTGATGAACTTACGGAACACATTTCGGGATATATGAGATGA
- a CDS encoding isoprenyl transferase, whose translation MAKDYRSLLPKLDMARLPKHIGIIMDGNGRWAKKRMQPRLFGHRAGAKAIRQVVELGVELKLQLITFYAFSTENWVRPKDEVQGLLKLLKEYLIDEIPELNEQNVYIDIIGSTQGLDPSYLAEIKTLAAKTHKNTGLKLNIAFNYGGRMEIIEAIKKLDSQQIAELSPENFGDYLYTAGQPDPDLIIRTSGESRLSNFLIWQASYAEIYVTDTLWPDFGKLELLLALLDFQGRKRRFGGV comes from the coding sequence ATGGCTAAGGATTACAGGAGTCTGCTTCCAAAGCTGGATATGGCACGCTTACCCAAGCATATCGGGATCATTATGGACGGAAATGGCAGATGGGCAAAAAAGCGTATGCAACCGAGGTTGTTTGGGCACAGAGCAGGTGCAAAGGCCATTCGTCAGGTAGTGGAACTGGGAGTGGAGCTAAAACTCCAATTAATAACCTTTTATGCCTTTTCCACCGAGAATTGGGTGCGTCCCAAAGATGAAGTGCAAGGCCTCCTGAAGCTGTTGAAGGAGTATTTGATAGACGAGATTCCGGAGCTAAACGAGCAGAATGTTTATATCGATATCATCGGCTCCACACAAGGCTTGGATCCCAGTTATTTAGCTGAGATCAAAACTTTGGCAGCTAAAACACATAAGAACACTGGGTTGAAGTTAAACATTGCCTTCAATTATGGTGGTCGCATGGAGATCATCGAAGCTATCAAAAAGCTAGATTCACAGCAGATAGCTGAACTATCTCCGGAAAACTTCGGTGATTACCTGTATACAGCAGGTCAGCCCGATCCCGATTTAATTATACGAACAAGCGGAGAATCCAGGCTCTCGAATTTCCTGATCTGGCAGGCATCTTATGCTGAAATCTATGTAACAGACACTTTATGGCCGGATTTTGGCAAATTGGAGTTGCTGCTTGCACTACTGGACTTTCAGGGCAGAAAGCGTAGGTTTGGGGGGGTATGA
- the prfB gene encoding peptide chain release factor 2: MDYIEFKREATELIDQIREIRKLLDQDKKKQELQELENSMNEPGFWEDQNIAKKTGKRVSQLRDEIQHIADLEATKDELETYISFLDEDFSNDMLEEAIGRLPAIRLFTEKAEIECLLNDKYDHNDALFTIHAGAGGTEAQDWANMLLRMYMRWAEDSKYVFNIIDSLPGEEAGIKSATIEILGNFAYGMLKSEIGIHRLVRMSPFNAQGKRQTSFASVFVYPEFDDDIEVEIDAKDLKIDTYRSSGAGGQHVNTTDSAVRITHLPTNIVVSCQNERSQIQNREKAMAILKSRLYQYYEELREAEKKNQENSKSDIGWGNQIRSYVFQPYQMVKDHRTNFESGQVDKVMDGDLDPFIYAWLKLSAKSRMNG, translated from the coding sequence ATGGACTATATTGAATTTAAACGAGAAGCCACAGAACTGATCGACCAAATAAGGGAGATCCGCAAGCTTCTGGATCAGGATAAAAAGAAACAAGAACTGCAAGAACTGGAAAACAGTATGAATGAACCCGGTTTTTGGGAAGATCAAAATATAGCCAAAAAGACCGGTAAACGCGTATCTCAATTGCGCGATGAGATTCAGCACATAGCTGATCTGGAAGCTACCAAAGATGAGCTGGAAACCTATATTAGCTTTCTGGATGAAGATTTTTCCAACGATATGCTGGAAGAAGCCATAGGGAGACTTCCCGCGATTCGGCTCTTTACCGAAAAAGCTGAGATAGAATGCCTTTTGAACGATAAATATGACCACAACGATGCCCTGTTTACCATTCATGCCGGTGCGGGTGGTACTGAAGCACAGGATTGGGCTAATATGCTGCTCCGCATGTACATGCGTTGGGCGGAAGATAGTAAATATGTATTTAACATCATCGACAGTCTGCCCGGGGAAGAAGCTGGCATCAAAAGCGCAACCATAGAGATTTTGGGAAATTTTGCTTATGGCATGCTCAAAAGTGAGATCGGCATCCACCGTCTGGTGCGGATGAGTCCGTTTAATGCCCAGGGGAAACGGCAGACTTCATTTGCTTCGGTATTTGTGTATCCAGAGTTTGATGACGATATTGAGGTAGAGATAGACGCCAAGGACCTCAAGATCGATACCTACAGATCCAGTGGAGCAGGGGGACAGCATGTGAATACCACGGACTCTGCGGTGCGCATCACCCATCTGCCTACAAACATAGTAGTTAGCTGCCAAAATGAACGCTCTCAGATTCAAAACCGCGAAAAAGCCATGGCAATCTTGAAAAGCAGATTGTATCAATATTATGAGGAGCTTAGGGAAGCAGAAAAAAAGAATCAGGAAAACTCCAAATCAGACATTGGATGGGGGAATCAGATCCGCTCTTACGTGTTTCAACCCTATCAGATGGTAAAAGATCACCGCACCAACTTTGAAAGCGGTCAGGTAGATAAGGTAATGGATGGCGATCTGGATCCCTTTATCTATGCCTGGCTGAAGTTGAGCGCAAAATCGAGGATGAATGGCTAA
- a CDS encoding ATP-binding cassette domain-containing protein: MLRGPAFQRDEQERLKKTIDMVTRLYVHILKNDNRISSTEINILYSLLTNLFAQVDVSWEAYVRQIVDSDYNINEVLTYLDRHLSVFDKIRIIQSLIIMAKTEEDFAISELTEIMELGKSLNISTDQFLPLIDHFEHNLSSPASISCRHHLSHIRHSVFSDYVVFGSSTTADVAFRDESLNPYECAIYAIDKHLFLSISASSNVHLNGNPVAVNSIILLNKESYISLKDRDYFYSCLEKMYFLRDEEDDIVFRKSTYDFTVHKSQNSYSFLVSGGSVALNGKEMSHGRRYDVFFDDTIQIRGYAPFHLGMVIEHRSIIGVEDYVPQKLYIRFDKGFFNTSREDSDKSITVIELRGGNYYVLPPKKGFNIFVNRKMVTEASPINLNKDIITIGKRNFRINNLYDLIETPFEIERITVTDIKHYFPDGKLALDSISFEAQRGQLIAIMGQSGCGKSTLTKVLSTEINPSYGQITIDGKNLYSNINYFLEHMAYVPQDDLLYPNLSVYENLWYRIRLRMPHIQPALLRQKVNNILNQVGLNHHRDTIVGEFKKKNLSGGERKRLNIALELLFEPTIIICDEPTSGLSFNDAEQIIDILTTLCVQGKIVIITIHQPNSSIYRKFDRVLMMDMGGVLAFYGNPTESFPYFDEELSQLTIRRAEIERKRQLMTSDYFYDIITYPEYTIRGEHVYEQSQKQIQQKRRFPPDYWRDKFKRKMLFELIQSDTSDSSQSTAGFKRLKKRLGPRSYLISLWNFVSRSFLMKIRNTSNNLITFIEAPLLGLIISFILRHTTSDSYSYHNNNNIFIYIFVSIIAFIFLGMSNSIEEILSERKIIVRERLMNLRMSSYQLSKLCVLALFGLIQAILYHFIAALVLNIRGLSFTSVLYFFLASLIGNSLGLLTSTFIKENRAIINILPLVLIPQIIFGGAVIEFERMNRNLKLYEKHPVPEVVQLIPSRWLFEGLTTSYAKNTKFHRALARVQKKELTYLQNYRSASISHNEFQTKRSEIYYAKTRIAERWDPNKVMNSYLNSAVSMMDGRVLNSNRNEFLSSYKLLGKKRHRTWTFNALVILFYALGLNLITWIKLKYLFKD; encoded by the coding sequence ATGCTAAGGGGGCCTGCATTTCAACGCGATGAGCAGGAGCGGTTAAAAAAGACCATCGATATGGTCACGCGTCTCTATGTGCATATATTAAAGAACGATAACCGCATATCCAGTACCGAAATAAACATCCTCTACTCGCTGTTGACCAATCTTTTTGCGCAGGTGGACGTATCCTGGGAAGCCTATGTAAGGCAGATCGTTGACAGCGATTATAACATCAATGAAGTACTTACCTATCTGGATCGGCATCTATCCGTCTTCGATAAGATTCGCATCATTCAATCCCTGATAATCATGGCAAAGACCGAAGAAGATTTTGCCATATCGGAGCTTACGGAGATCATGGAACTGGGGAAAAGCCTCAATATCTCCACCGATCAGTTCCTACCTCTCATAGATCATTTCGAGCACAATCTCAGTAGTCCTGCCAGCATCAGTTGCCGCCATCACCTTAGTCACATCAGACACTCTGTATTCTCGGATTACGTGGTCTTTGGTTCCAGTACTACAGCGGATGTCGCTTTCCGGGACGAAAGCCTGAATCCCTATGAATGTGCCATATATGCCATCGATAAACATCTGTTTCTCAGTATCTCTGCCAGCAGTAATGTACATCTGAATGGCAATCCCGTAGCGGTAAACTCCATAATCCTGCTCAATAAAGAGAGCTATATCAGCCTGAAGGATAGAGATTACTTTTATAGCTGCCTGGAGAAGATGTATTTCCTGCGCGATGAAGAAGATGACATAGTCTTCCGCAAAAGCACTTACGATTTCACTGTGCACAAGAGCCAGAATTCATACAGCTTCCTGGTATCTGGGGGATCTGTGGCTCTGAATGGCAAAGAAATGTCTCATGGCCGGCGCTACGATGTCTTTTTTGATGATACCATACAGATCAGAGGATACGCACCCTTCCATCTGGGTATGGTAATAGAGCACCGTTCCATCATTGGTGTAGAGGATTATGTTCCCCAAAAGCTGTATATCCGCTTTGACAAAGGCTTCTTTAACACAAGCCGGGAAGATAGCGACAAGAGCATTACGGTAATCGAATTGCGTGGCGGCAATTATTATGTGCTTCCCCCAAAAAAGGGATTCAACATCTTCGTGAACCGAAAGATGGTTACCGAAGCAAGCCCGATAAATCTAAATAAAGACATTATTACCATAGGGAAACGTAACTTCCGCATCAACAACCTCTATGACCTCATTGAAACACCATTTGAGATTGAAAGAATTACTGTAACCGACATCAAGCACTATTTTCCAGATGGCAAGTTGGCATTGGATTCTATATCATTTGAGGCTCAACGAGGACAATTGATAGCCATTATGGGACAAAGCGGATGCGGTAAATCCACTCTCACGAAGGTGCTTTCCACTGAGATCAATCCCAGCTACGGACAGATTACCATCGATGGAAAAAACCTCTATTCAAACATCAACTACTTCCTGGAACACATGGCTTATGTACCTCAGGATGACCTGCTGTATCCCAATCTCAGCGTTTACGAAAACCTCTGGTATAGAATTCGTCTGCGTATGCCCCACATCCAACCGGCTCTATTGAGACAAAAAGTAAACAACATCCTGAACCAGGTGGGGCTCAATCATCATCGGGATACTATCGTGGGTGAATTCAAAAAGAAGAATCTCAGCGGCGGAGAACGCAAGCGATTGAACATTGCCTTGGAACTGCTCTTTGAACCTACCATTATCATCTGCGACGAACCTACCAGCGGGCTTTCGTTCAATGATGCCGAGCAAATCATCGACATCCTGACCACACTCTGTGTGCAAGGAAAGATCGTGATCATTACCATCCATCAGCCCAACAGCAGTATCTACCGTAAGTTTGACAGGGTATTGATGATGGATATGGGCGGTGTTCTGGCATTCTATGGTAATCCCACGGAGAGTTTCCCCTATTTTGACGAAGAACTAAGCCAATTGACTATTCGCCGGGCTGAGATCGAAAGAAAAAGGCAATTAATGACCTCGGACTACTTCTACGACATCATCACTTACCCTGAATATACTATCAGAGGTGAACATGTGTATGAGCAATCCCAAAAACAGATACAGCAAAAACGCAGATTCCCACCGGACTATTGGAGAGACAAGTTTAAGCGTAAGATGCTGTTTGAACTCATTCAAAGCGACACCTCGGATAGCAGTCAGAGCACTGCCGGCTTCAAACGTTTAAAGAAACGACTGGGGCCGCGCTCGTATCTGATAAGTCTTTGGAACTTTGTATCACGCAGTTTTCTCATGAAAATCCGCAATACAAGCAACAATCTCATCACGTTCATTGAAGCTCCTCTTTTGGGACTCATCATCTCCTTTATCCTGAGGCACACGACCAGCGATAGCTATTCTTATCATAACAACAACAATATCTTTATCTACATCTTTGTGTCCATCATCGCTTTCATTTTCCTGGGTATGTCAAACTCCATCGAAGAGATCCTCAGCGAGCGCAAGATCATCGTGAGAGAACGGCTGATGAATCTGAGGATGAGTAGCTACCAATTGTCCAAATTATGCGTTTTAGCCCTGTTTGGGCTCATTCAAGCCATTCTGTATCACTTTATAGCAGCGTTGGTCTTGAACATCCGCGGACTGTCGTTTACCAGCGTGCTGTACTTTTTCCTGGCCTCACTGATAGGAAACTCACTGGGTTTACTCACCTCGACTTTCATCAAGGAAAATCGCGCAATCATCAATATCCTTCCCCTCGTTCTGATTCCTCAGATTATCTTTGGAGGAGCCGTTATCGAATTTGAGCGCATGAATAGAAATTTAAAGCTTTACGAAAAGCACCCTGTGCCAGAAGTAGTACAGTTAATCCCCTCGCGCTGGCTTTTTGAAGGACTCACTACTTCCTATGCCAAAAACACCAAATTCCACAGAGCTTTAGCGCGGGTGCAAAAAAAGGAATTGACATATTTACAGAATTACAGGAGTGCTTCCATTAGTCATAACGAGTTCCAAACCAAGCGCTCTGAGATATATTATGCCAAAACCCGGATCGCCGAGAGATGGGACCCAAATAAAGTCATGAATTCTTACCTGAACTCTGCTGTAAGCATGATGGATGGCAGAGTTTTGAATAGTAATAGGAACGAGTTTCTTTCCAGTTATAAACTACTGGGTAAAAAGCGGCATCGTACCTGGACTTTCAACGCTCTGGTAATCTTGTTTTACGCTTTGGGCTTGAACTTGATTACCTGGATAAAACTAAAGTATTTATTTAAAGATTGA